Genomic DNA from Asterias amurensis chromosome 2, ASM3211899v1:
CACTGCACGTAactttatccaatgaaatcacaaCATGTATGTATAGTCAAAGAAATCACTGGTTCTCATAACCAATTCCCTGTCTTTACTTTTGCGGATAAAGCAAGAATTCGAGTGAAATGTAACAGATAGGCTAGTCCAGATTTTACCTCATGTTGATGTACCGCGACACTGGACTCGTACACACCCAATTATTTGTACGTTATGCCCCCGAGTGCTGACAATAATTAGGTTTCTACTTTGTTATAGGCGTCAAGGTCGGCAATAGCGACTACTTTGCGTCACTCGAAGTCACCGTCAGTCTTGTTAAAAACTTTCTACTATTTTCTCCTTGACAGAAGTAATTATTAGTTTTGCGATGTccaataaattattaaataccCACATAACGAATTTAAGCCATACAGTAATTACCCAGATATTGGGTGGCAAAAGCCTTAGTGTCACCTTCGCTCTTTTACGTCTTGATTCACCTGAACCAATAACAAAATGATTACGCTGACATTACACCAACACTCAGTTATGTGACTACGTAATTTGCTAATAGACGAGCCGAGAAAGCGTGTTTCCTGTTATCTTTTGATGCACATCTTCAAACGAAAGTTACCATTTTCATGTCAGTCTGGAGTGTTCATGTACAACAGCAGTAACATCATGGAAGACATGTCATCAGCATTCAATTCAACCCAATTTTTGAACGACACCAAGCTTGAACCTGCCTTCGTTCAGCTTGGTGTAAATATATTTCGGATAATTTTCTTCGCACTTATTCTATTACTTGGTGTTCCCGGTAACTCTCTAATCCTTCGCGTGTACTGGACCAAGACTCTGAAGACAAGCACTCACGTTTTCATCATGACATTGGCCTTGGCTGATCTTGCCGTCTGCCTTATCAAAGTAGCAAACATTGCATACCGAGTTTTACTCATGATGGGACACGAAATACCCGCTGTTCTACGGCTTTTGTTGGCATTTGAAACGACGGCCATTGGTACCTCCATTATGATAACGGCAGTGATTGCAGTAGATCGCTACGACTGCGTCTGCCGTCCACATCGGCGGTTCTTCACTCACAGACGGGGTAAGATAGCTGCCTGGGCATCGACCTTGTTCTCAGTTCTGATAAATATTCCTGAGTATGTTGGAGTATTCTCATCCATTCCTATATTGCCCATACTGAGATTGGCATGTCATGCTATAATCTGTGTAACTGCGCTCGTGATGGTCGCTGTGTTCTACAGCTTAGTTTACAAAGCAATCAGGCAACATGTGAAAGTTGGGGCCAGTTCGTTGAAAACCCGTCGCAATGACTGTTCGACAATTTGCCCTGCTAATGTTGTAGCCCCGGAACCTAGCTCAATCAATGATGGATCAAAACCAAACACTTCTAAGGTTCGGAAGGAAGTCTGGGTTGCATCTGTTCCAACTCAAGCTGCTAGTCTTCAGGAAAAAACCGTTAAAGATCAAAGCTTCAGCAAATGTTCCACATCATCAGCAAAGCAAGCTCTTGCAACGGATCTACATAAACCAACTTCTTTGGACACCGAGCCAGGGTTGGAGGCAAACCATAAAAGAATACGCCCCGAACACCCATCCCACTTTAGCCAACTTCAGCGTAAGACAACGAAGATGCTCTTTGTGGCTAGCGTTGTCTTCTTCGTCACATGGATGCCATATTGGACCTCCATCTTTTTAGGTCTCTCAGTACAGAGTGGCTTGAACATTGGGCCCTTAGTCCTTCAAGTATTATCTGAAATACATCTCAGTTTATACATTAACCACGTCGTGAACCCATTCATCTATGGAGTTGCAAACAGACGGTTCAGGAAAGACTGCAGAGAAGTGATTCgcaaattcaaactctgttaACGTTTGAATTCCGaataaacttttattttatcttGAACGTATATCAAAACACAAAAGGATGCTTGTTACATATGTTTGTATGATTTAGCTATGATAACAAAATGGTGGTTTCAGTGACTTTACTCGGTGCTGGACCAAGACCAAAAGGTCGATTGTAATGCAGGTCTAGAAACACTTCCAAGTGAATTAGAAACAACATGAAAGAGAAACACAGCaccgtgaaagagaaacactataCTACTATTAAACAGAAACACTACCCTGTGAAacgtgaaagaaaaaacactaccacagtgaaagagaaacactactaccgtgaaagagaaacacttccaccgtgaaagagaaacaccacCACTGAGAAAGAGAAACACCACCaccgtgaaagagaaacaccacCACCGTGAAAGAGATACGCCACCactgtgaaagagaaacactactACTGTGAGTGAGAAACACTACCaccgtgaaagagaaacactaccaccgtgaaagagaaacaccaccaccgtgaaagagaaacactaccactgtgaaatacaaacaCTACCAcggtgaaagagaaacactaccaccgtgaaagagaaacaacacaactgtgaaagagaaacactaccaccgtgaaagagaaacacttccaccgtgaaagagaaacaccacCACTGAGAAAGAGAAACACCACCACCGTGAAAGATAAACACCACCACCGTGAAAGAGATACGCCACCactgtgaaagagaaacactactACTGTGAGTGAGAAACACTACCACCGTGAAAGAGAAACGCTACCaccgtgaaagagaaacaccaccaccgtgaaagagaaacactaccactgtgaaatacaaacaCTACCAcggtgaaagagaaacactaccaccgtgaaagagaaacaacaccactgtgaaagagaaacactaccaccgtgaaagagaaacactaccactgtgaa
This window encodes:
- the LOC139949932 gene encoding gastrin/cholecystokinin type B receptor-like → MEDMSSAFNSTQFLNDTKLEPAFVQLGVNIFRIIFFALILLLGVPGNSLILRVYWTKTLKTSTHVFIMTLALADLAVCLIKVANIAYRVLLMMGHEIPAVLRLLLAFETTAIGTSIMITAVIAVDRYDCVCRPHRRFFTHRRGKIAAWASTLFSVLINIPEYVGVFSSIPILPILRLACHAIICVTALVMVAVFYSLVYKAIRQHVKVGASSLKTRRNDCSTICPANVVAPEPSSINDGSKPNTSKVRKEVWVASVPTQAASLQEKTVKDQSFSKCSTSSAKQALATDLHKPTSLDTEPGLEANHKRIRPEHPSHFSQLQRKTTKMLFVASVVFFVTWMPYWTSIFLGLSVQSGLNIGPLVLQVLSEIHLSLYINHVVNPFIYGVANRRFRKDCREVIRKFKLC